The proteins below are encoded in one region of Canis lupus dingo isolate Sandy chromosome 30, ASM325472v2, whole genome shotgun sequence:
- the FAM219B gene encoding protein FAM219B isoform X1: MCLRHTVLLPCRPRGPGCRCGARGPVSLRRPPRAAPRGPAAPSPALGGPPGPGLPFAAAPCAPSGRRKAGAGSAPARHRPSREGRLHAGAGSAAAAAAEGTRRRRAGPSMASADRGGPGPRPGGTAGGAAGAPGPPSGRSGGGGARAAVEKRGPYMVTRAPSLPAKLPKPRDLARAVLRRKGVQGAPPPRPGSSAKRSVKFNKGYTALSQSPDENLVSLDSDSDGELESRYSSGYSSAEQVNQDVSRQLLQDGYHLDEIPDDEDLDLIPPKPMASSTCSCCWCCPGDSSSCTLQ; the protein is encoded by the exons ATGTGCCTGAGGCACACAGTCCTGCTCCCGTGTCGGCCCCGGGGACCAGGATGTCGCTGCGGCGCCCGAGGGCCGGTGAGTCTGCGGCGGCCTCCGCGggcggctcctcgcgggcccgcAGCGCCCTCACCCGCTCTCGgcggcccgcccggccccggcctccctTTCGCcgccgccccctgcgccccgagCGGCCGCCGGAAGGCCGGGGCCGGGTCCGCGCCTGCGCGCCACCGCCCTTCTCGGGAGGGCCGCCTCCATGCGGGCGcgggctcggcggcggcggcggcggcggaggggaCTCGGCGGCGGCGCGCAGGGCCCAGCATGGCGAGCGCGGACCGCGGCGGCCCGGGACCTCGGCCCGGCGGGaccgcggggggcgcggcgggagCCCCGGGGCCGCCCTCGGGCCGAAGCGGCGGCGGGGGTGCCCGGGCGGCTGTGGAGAAGAGGGGCCCGTACATGGTGACGCGCGCGCCTTCCCTTCCGGCCAAGCTGC CGAAGCCCCGGGACCTGGCCAGGGCGGTTCTGCGGAGGAAAGGCGTGCAGGgggcgccgccgccccgccccggctcctCGGCGAAAAG GTCGGTGAAGTTCAACAAGGGCTACACGGCCCTTAGCCAGAGTCCAGATGAAAACCTGGTGTCCCTCGACTCTGACAG TGATGGGGAGCTGGAATCCAGATACTCCTCCGGGTATTCCTCTGCAGAG CAAGTGAACCAGGATGTGAGCCGGCAGCTGCTTCAAGATGGGTATCACCTGGATGAGATTCCAGATGATGAGGACTTGGACCTCATTCCTCCCAAGCCTATGGCCTCTTCAACGTGCTCCTGCTGCTGGTGCTGTCCTGGGGACTCTTCCTCCTGTACTCTCCAGTAG
- the FAM219B gene encoding protein FAM219B isoform X4 produces the protein MSLRRPRAGESAAASAGGSSRARSALTRSRRPARPRPPFRRRPLRPERPPEGRGRVRACAPPPFSGGPPPCGRGLGGGGGGGGDSAAARRAQHGERGPRRPGTSARRDRGGRGGSPGAALGPKRRRGCPGGCGEEGPVHGDARAFPSGQAASVKFNKGYTALSQSPDENLVSLDSDSDGELESRYSSGYSSAEQVNQDVSRQLLQDGYHLDEIPDDEDLDLIPPKPMASSTCSCCWCCPGDSSSCTLQ, from the exons ATGTCGCTGCGGCGCCCGAGGGCCGGTGAGTCTGCGGCGGCCTCCGCGggcggctcctcgcgggcccgcAGCGCCCTCACCCGCTCTCGgcggcccgcccggccccggcctccctTTCGCcgccgccccctgcgccccgagCGGCCGCCGGAAGGCCGGGGCCGGGTCCGCGCCTGCGCGCCACCGCCCTTCTCGGGAGGGCCGCCTCCATGCGGGCGcgggctcggcggcggcggcggcggcggaggggaCTCGGCGGCGGCGCGCAGGGCCCAGCATGGCGAGCGCGGACCGCGGCGGCCCGGGACCTCGGCCCGGCGGGaccgcggggggcgcggcgggagCCCCGGGGCCGCCCTCGGGCCGAAGCGGCGGCGGGGGTGCCCGGGCGGCTGTGGAGAAGAGGGGCCCGTACATGGTGACGCGCGCGCCTTCCCTTCCGGCCAAGCTGC GTCGGTGAAGTTCAACAAGGGCTACACGGCCCTTAGCCAGAGTCCAGATGAAAACCTGGTGTCCCTCGACTCTGACAG TGATGGGGAGCTGGAATCCAGATACTCCTCCGGGTATTCCTCTGCAGAG CAAGTGAACCAGGATGTGAGCCGGCAGCTGCTTCAAGATGGGTATCACCTGGATGAGATTCCAGATGATGAGGACTTGGACCTCATTCCTCCCAAGCCTATGGCCTCTTCAACGTGCTCCTGCTGCTGGTGCTGTCCTGGGGACTCTTCCTCCTGTACTCTCCAGTAG
- the FAM219B gene encoding protein FAM219B isoform X2 — translation MIQKLVSNSFFRMCLRHTVLLPCRPRGPGCRCGARGPVSLRRPPRAAPRGPAAPSPALGGPPGPGLPFAAAPCAPSGRRKAGAGSAPARHRPSREGRLHAGAGSAAAAAAEGTRRRRAGPSMASADRGGPGPRPGGTAGGAAGAPGPPSGRSGGGGARAAVEKRGPYMVTRAPSLPAKLPKPRDLARAVLRRKGVQGAPPPRPGSSAKRSVKFNKGYTALSQSPDENLVSLDSDSDGELESRYSSGYSSAEASPERLSARGQAAGSVTATAKCLSCACCIHGTMPDFRK, via the exons ATGATCCAAAAGCTCGTTTCAAATTCCTTTTTCCGAATGTGCCTGAGGCACACAGTCCTGCTCCCGTGTCGGCCCCGGGGACCAGGATGTCGCTGCGGCGCCCGAGGGCCGGTGAGTCTGCGGCGGCCTCCGCGggcggctcctcgcgggcccgcAGCGCCCTCACCCGCTCTCGgcggcccgcccggccccggcctccctTTCGCcgccgccccctgcgccccgagCGGCCGCCGGAAGGCCGGGGCCGGGTCCGCGCCTGCGCGCCACCGCCCTTCTCGGGAGGGCCGCCTCCATGCGGGCGcgggctcggcggcggcggcggcggcggaggggaCTCGGCGGCGGCGCGCAGGGCCCAGCATGGCGAGCGCGGACCGCGGCGGCCCGGGACCTCGGCCCGGCGGGaccgcggggggcgcggcgggagCCCCGGGGCCGCCCTCGGGCCGAAGCGGCGGCGGGGGTGCCCGGGCGGCTGTGGAGAAGAGGGGCCCGTACATGGTGACGCGCGCGCCTTCCCTTCCGGCCAAGCTGC CGAAGCCCCGGGACCTGGCCAGGGCGGTTCTGCGGAGGAAAGGCGTGCAGGgggcgccgccgccccgccccggctcctCGGCGAAAAG GTCGGTGAAGTTCAACAAGGGCTACACGGCCCTTAGCCAGAGTCCAGATGAAAACCTGGTGTCCCTCGACTCTGACAG TGATGGGGAGCTGGAATCCAGATACTCCTCCGGGTATTCCTCTGCAGAGGCAAGTCCAGAGCGCCTTTCTGCACGgggccaggctgcaggcagcgtcACCGCCACTGCTAAATGCTTGTCTTGTGCCTGCTGTATACACGGCACTATGCCAGACTTCCG CAAGTGA
- the FAM219B gene encoding protein FAM219B isoform X5, producing MSLRRPRAGESAAASAGGSSRARSALTRSRRPARPRPPFRRRPLRPERPPEGRGRVRACAPPPFSGGPPPCGRGLGGGGGGGGDSAAARRAQHGERGPRRPGTSARRDRGGRGGSPGAALGPKRRRGCPGGCGEEGPVHGDARAFPSGQAASVKFNKGYTALSQSPDENLVSLDSDSDGELESRYSSGYSSAEASPERLSARGQAAGSVTATAKCLSCACCIHGTMPDFRK from the exons ATGTCGCTGCGGCGCCCGAGGGCCGGTGAGTCTGCGGCGGCCTCCGCGggcggctcctcgcgggcccgcAGCGCCCTCACCCGCTCTCGgcggcccgcccggccccggcctccctTTCGCcgccgccccctgcgccccgagCGGCCGCCGGAAGGCCGGGGCCGGGTCCGCGCCTGCGCGCCACCGCCCTTCTCGGGAGGGCCGCCTCCATGCGGGCGcgggctcggcggcggcggcggcggcggaggggaCTCGGCGGCGGCGCGCAGGGCCCAGCATGGCGAGCGCGGACCGCGGCGGCCCGGGACCTCGGCCCGGCGGGaccgcggggggcgcggcgggagCCCCGGGGCCGCCCTCGGGCCGAAGCGGCGGCGGGGGTGCCCGGGCGGCTGTGGAGAAGAGGGGCCCGTACATGGTGACGCGCGCGCCTTCCCTTCCGGCCAAGCTGC GTCGGTGAAGTTCAACAAGGGCTACACGGCCCTTAGCCAGAGTCCAGATGAAAACCTGGTGTCCCTCGACTCTGACAG TGATGGGGAGCTGGAATCCAGATACTCCTCCGGGTATTCCTCTGCAGAGGCAAGTCCAGAGCGCCTTTCTGCACGgggccaggctgcaggcagcgtcACCGCCACTGCTAAATGCTTGTCTTGTGCCTGCTGTATACACGGCACTATGCCAGACTTCCG CAAGTGA
- the FAM219B gene encoding protein FAM219B isoform X3 → MIQKLVSNSFFRMCLRHTVLLPCRPRGPGCRCGARGPVSLRRPPRAAPRGPAAPSPALGGPPGPGLPFAAAPCAPSGRRKAGAGSAPARHRPSREGRLHAGAGSAAAAAAEGTRRRRAGPSMASADRGGPGPRPGGTAGGAAGAPGPPSGRSGGGGARAAVEKRGPYMVTRAPSLPAKLPKPRDLARAVLRRKGVQGAPPPRPGSSAKRSVKFNKGYTALSQSPDENLVSLDSDSDGELESRYSSGYSSAERYRCLRKAVENPEDHRPLGL, encoded by the exons ATGATCCAAAAGCTCGTTTCAAATTCCTTTTTCCGAATGTGCCTGAGGCACACAGTCCTGCTCCCGTGTCGGCCCCGGGGACCAGGATGTCGCTGCGGCGCCCGAGGGCCGGTGAGTCTGCGGCGGCCTCCGCGggcggctcctcgcgggcccgcAGCGCCCTCACCCGCTCTCGgcggcccgcccggccccggcctccctTTCGCcgccgccccctgcgccccgagCGGCCGCCGGAAGGCCGGGGCCGGGTCCGCGCCTGCGCGCCACCGCCCTTCTCGGGAGGGCCGCCTCCATGCGGGCGcgggctcggcggcggcggcggcggcggaggggaCTCGGCGGCGGCGCGCAGGGCCCAGCATGGCGAGCGCGGACCGCGGCGGCCCGGGACCTCGGCCCGGCGGGaccgcggggggcgcggcgggagCCCCGGGGCCGCCCTCGGGCCGAAGCGGCGGCGGGGGTGCCCGGGCGGCTGTGGAGAAGAGGGGCCCGTACATGGTGACGCGCGCGCCTTCCCTTCCGGCCAAGCTGC CGAAGCCCCGGGACCTGGCCAGGGCGGTTCTGCGGAGGAAAGGCGTGCAGGgggcgccgccgccccgccccggctcctCGGCGAAAAG GTCGGTGAAGTTCAACAAGGGCTACACGGCCCTTAGCCAGAGTCCAGATGAAAACCTGGTGTCCCTCGACTCTGACAG TGATGGGGAGCTGGAATCCAGATACTCCTCCGGGTATTCCTCTGCAGAG AGGTATAGGTGTCTGAGGAAAGCTGTTGAAAATCCAGAAGACCATAGACCCTTAGGGCTGTAA